The following coding sequences are from one Leguminivora glycinivorella isolate SPB_JAAS2020 chromosome 7, LegGlyc_1.1, whole genome shotgun sequence window:
- the LOC125228342 gene encoding uncharacterized protein LOC125228342: MVSLRNKLRRIKNRLVENSFDNLLWLVMVGPSLVGYQITRKNIFVPFWIIHLSLLVYVYVVGIVVYQANYAQGASDYIKSYVNVSILVFIVNNSYWWIKKRDLLKSVLKKSKESDTSTIQAGLFVDKYERSLSMIKRILIVFYSVNTINEFTSYLPKRVDLNADTFAMTPCVGIEPLTSSPQREVCIALATIQEITILNTTHSFQSMMLLLIAHTSVLYRLLSEEIMTFSTLLADPANYDFVKRRLSVIVYRHVLILDITKDLRALYSIPMGINFGSNAVCMCFFFFLEPTEYFSFMPIVVYCFIVFFLYCFLGQRLTNAAEMFSQAVYNSGWEMMHVKERRAIFSMLLQSQKEVDLLAADLIPVNMSTFATTCQAMYKFITVFKL, translated from the exons ATGGTCAGTCTCCGGAACAAACTTCGTCGAATCAAAAATCGGCTGGTGGAAAACAGCTTCGATAACCTGCTGTGGCTGGTCATGGTCGGACCAAGCTTAGTTGGATATCAGATCACCAGGAAAAATATATTCG TCCCTTTCTGGATCATCCATCTATCGCTGCTTGTCTACGTGTATGTCGTGGGCATCGTGGTCTACCAAGCCAACTATGCGCAAGGGGCCAGCGACTACATAAAGAGTTACGTCAACGTTTCCATCCTAGTATTTATAGTGAACAACAGCTACTGGTGGATAAAGAAAAG AGATCTTTTAAAAAGTGTACTTAAAAAATCTAAAGAGAGTGACACAAGCACCATCCAAGCCGGATTATTCGTCGACAAATATGAGCGCTCCTTATCCATGATCAAGAGAATACTGATTGTTTTCTATTCCGTCAATACGATCAACGAGTTTACATCGTATTTGCCGAAACGTGTTGATCTGAACGCAGATACCTTCGCAATGACACCATGTGTTG GCATTGAACCACTGACGTCGTCTCCACAACGTGAAGTCTGTATAGCACTGGCAACAATTCAAGAAATAACTATTCTCAATACTACACACAGTTTCCAGTCAATGATGCTTCTCCTCATAGCGCATACTTCTGTCTTGTATCGATTGCTTTCCGAGGAAATCATGACATTCAGTACGCTGCTTGCCGATCCAGCAAACTATGATTTCGTGAAACGAAGACTGTCTGTCATTGTATATCGTCACGTGCTTATTTTGGACATAACAAAAGATCTGAGAGCCTTATACAGTATACCAATGGGAATCAACTTCGGTTCAAATGCAGTGTGCATGTGCTTTTTCTTCTTCTTAGAACCTACTGAATATTTTAGTTTCATGCCGATAGTCGTGTATTGTTTCATTGTGTTCTTCTTGTACTGTTTTCTTGGGCAGAGGCTGACCAATGCCGCAGAGATGTTCTCTCAGGCGGTTTATAACAGTGGCTGGGAGATGATGCACGTAAAGGAACGGAGGGCAATTTTTTCTATGCTGCTGCAGTCTCAGAAAGAAGTTGATTTGCTTGCTGCGGATTTAATTCCTGTTAACATGAGTACTTTTGCTACCACCTGCCAGGCTATGTATAaatttatcactgtttttaaATTGTAA
- the LOC125228059 gene encoding odorant receptor 10a-like, translating into MKHKFQRLKKLVRDNSFDNLVSIVMVLPSLVGFEITRKKISVPFWIIHLSLLIYVYGVGSLVFQAKHARVASDFIKSYVNVSILVLTANNSYWWLTHRDLLRNVIRKANEADKSTIQAGLFVDKHKQSLYMIKRILFIFYFINCTNEFTSYLPKRADLNENTFSMTPCVGFKHLTSFPQREICIALTSLQELTVVVVVLNFQTMMLLLIAHTSAMYHLLSDEIMTFDTLLTDPSNYDFVKERLGVIIKRHTLILDIVKDIRVLYSIPMGINFGSNAVCICFFFFLKPEEYLNFMPIAMYCFLVFFLYCFLGQRLTNAAEVFSRAVYSCGWEVMDIKEQRAIFIMILQSQKSVDLLAADLIPVNMRTFASTSQGIYKFVTVFKL; encoded by the exons ATGAAGCATAA ATTCCAACGGCTGAAGAAGCTGGTGCGAGACAACAGTTTCGACAACCTTGTCAGCATCGTTATGGTCTTGCCCAGTTTGGTCGGATTTGAGATCACCAGGAAGAAAATATCTG TTCCGTTTTGGATAATACATCTATCGTTACTCATCTATGTTTACGGCGTGGGTAGCCTGGTGTTTCAGGCTAAACATGCGCGAGTGGCTAGCGACTTTATCAAAAGTTACGTCAACGTCTCCATTTTGGTGCTTACGGCGAATAATAGCTACTGGTGGTTGACTCATAG GGAtttgttaagaaatgtaataagaaAGGCAAATGAGGCTGATAAGAGCACTATCCAAGCCGGGCTTTTCGTCGATAAACACAAGCAGTCCTTATATATGATCAAACGAATTTTGTTTATATTCTACTTTATCAACTGTACCAACGAGTTTACTTCCTATTTGCCAAAACGCGCCGACTTGAACGAAAACACATTCTCAATGACACCGTGTGTGG gTTTCAAGCATCTGACGTCTTTTCCTCAACGTGAAATCTGTATAGCGCTTACATCCCTTCAGGAACTAACGGTTGTTGTCGTTGTACTAAACTTCCAGACAATGATGCTTTTGCTCATAGCGCATACCTCTGCCATGTACCACCTGCTTTCCGATGAAATCATGACATTTGATACCTTGCTTACAGATCCTAGTAACTACGATTTTGTAAAAGAAAGACTTGGTGTTATTATAAAACGGCACACTCTTATTTTAGATATAGTAAAAGACATTAGAGTTCTATACAGTATACCGATGGGAATTAACTTTGGTTCTAATGCGGTGTGTATttgcttttttttctttttgaaaCCTGAGGAATATCTTAATTTTATGCCGATAGCCATGTATTGTTTCCTCGTATTTTTCTTATACTGTTTCCTCGGGCAGCGGCTGACGAATGCCGCGGAGGTATTTTCTAGGGCTGTGTACAGCTGTGGCTGGGAAGTGATGGATATTAAGGAGCAAAGAgcaatatttataatgattctGCAGTCCCAGAAAAGTGTTGATTTGCTTGCGGCCGATTTGATTCCGGTCAACATGCGCACTTTTGCGAGCACGTCTCAGGGTATATATAAGTTTGTAACTGTTTTTAAATTGTAG
- the LOC125227950 gene encoding adenosine receptor A2a-like isoform X2, which yields MAQVNTARCCQLLNIPATMVIISVCWVAGAGVGFLPLLGWHAAVDPDVGCYFVEVMDYNFLLFLYFATIMTPSVLLAAFYAHIYRVVVKQLSEVMTVQGTNGRVTGGTMLRVLGAAQKREVKATQNLAVIVFFFMVCWIPLYTINAINAFKPDLHIPNLLTDFCIILSHLNSAINPLLYAYHLKDFRAALKGLICTILGRGGPIPPGYRPPVPIRRPALERCNALRERPRIYVNSPVWLRQKEAELAAVQQANKAIVPATADMEPFLNKTVAESSSGRHTPEGRESEGSPYLIENDQERCQSPYRRVEELLRRVRSVNSDHS from the exons TTATAATCTCCGTGTGCTGGGTCGCCGGAGCCGGCGTGGGTTTCCTGCCGCTGCTGGGCTGGCACGCGGCCGTTGACCCCGATGTCGGCTGTTATTTCGTCGAGGTTATGGATTACAACTTTCTGCTGTTCCTGTATTTCGCCACAATCATGACACCTAGTGTACTCCTGGCAGCCTTCTACGCGCACATCTACCGCGTCGTGGTCAAACAG TTGAGCGAGGTTATGACGGTGCAGGGAACCAATGGGCGCGTCACGGGCGGGACCATGCTGCGGGTCCTCGGCGCGGCGCAGAAGCGCGAGGTCAAGGCCACGCAGAACCTCGCCGTCATCGTCTTCTTCTTCATGGTCTGCTGGATCCCCCTCTACACCATCAACGCCATCAATGCCTTTAAACCAGATCTCCACATTCCAAATCTCCTCACGGACTTTTGCATTATTCTATCCCATCTCAACTCCGCTATCAATCCACTCCTTTACGCATACCACCTCAAAGACTTCCGAGCGGCGTTGAAAGGACTGATATGTACAATACTAGGACGAGGAGGACCAATCCCACCTGGGTACAGACCACCAGTTCCAATTAGACGACCGGCGTTAGAAAGATGCAACGCTTTAAGAGAGAGGCCTAGAATTTATGTGAACTCACCGGTTTGGCTTCGTCAGAAAGAAGCGGAGTTAGCTGCGGTGCAGCAAGCTAACAAAGCGATAGTTCCGGCGACAGCAGATATGGAGCCGTTTTTAAATAAGACCGTCGCTGAAAGTTCCAGCGGGCGGCACACGCCAGAGGGCCGAGAAAGCGAAGGCAGTCCTTACCTCATAGAAAACGATCAGGAGAGATGTCAGAGCCCGTACAGACGGGTAGAGGAGCTCCTCCGCAGAGTGCGCAGCGTCAACTCCGACCACAGCTGA